From Xylocopilactobacillus apis, a single genomic window includes:
- the cdd gene encoding cytidine deaminase encodes MDDTLYEEAVKVRENAYSPYSNFKVGAVLLSKSGIIFTGCNVENSSYGLTSCAERNAIFSAVTAGEQEFSKLVVVGDTEDVTVPCGACLQVMAEFFDAETEILLANTAGLKKTYKFSELLPVSFNLGDDRNV; translated from the coding sequence ATGGATGATACTTTGTATGAAGAAGCAGTAAAAGTTAGGGAGAATGCTTATAGCCCCTACTCAAATTTTAAGGTCGGAGCAGTTCTTTTAAGTAAAAGTGGGATCATTTTTACAGGCTGTAATGTTGAAAATTCTTCTTACGGCTTGACCTCATGTGCTGAGAGAAATGCAATTTTTTCAGCAGTAACAGCCGGTGAGCAAGAATTCTCAAAACTAGTTGTCGTGGGAGATACTGAAGATGTCACAGTTCCTTGCGGTGCTTGTTTACAAGTAATGGCGGAGTTTTTTGATGCCGAAACAGAAATATTATTAGCCAACACGGCAGGTTTAAAGAAAACATATAAATTTTCAGAACTTTTGCCAGTTAGCTTTAACTTAGGGGATGATCGCAATGTTTAA
- the era gene encoding GTPase Era, whose protein sequence is MIAMFKSGFVAIVGRPNAGKSTLMDRFLGSELSIVTSQPQTTRNSIKGIYTTENEQVVFIDTPGIHKPKDLLSEQMDDYSYQSFKDADLILYVVDISVELGKGEQYVIDKLNDQKVPIVLVLNKIDLIHPDKLLEITDYFKEHLKYEKAIPLSAVTGQNFPALKEEIVNYLPEGMPLFDVDDLSDKPTIFFVAELVRKAILELTSEEIPHSSAVEVLDMSQFENGKRIIEATIYVERDSQKKIIIGSKGSMIKNIGIQARKQIEELLGERVNLKLWVKKAPKWRNTVSYLNSLGYKKEKH, encoded by the coding sequence ATGATCGCAATGTTTAAATCTGGATTTGTCGCAATTGTTGGAAGACCAAACGCTGGGAAATCAACACTAATGGATCGTTTTCTTGGTTCTGAATTATCGATCGTTACTTCACAGCCTCAAACGACAAGAAACTCAATCAAAGGAATTTACACTACTGAAAATGAACAGGTGGTTTTTATTGATACACCCGGTATTCATAAGCCAAAAGACTTACTAAGTGAGCAGATGGATGATTATTCTTATCAATCATTTAAAGATGCTGACTTAATTTTGTATGTTGTCGATATTAGTGTTGAGCTTGGAAAAGGTGAACAGTATGTGATTGACAAGTTAAATGATCAAAAAGTTCCAATTGTTTTAGTGCTCAATAAAATTGATTTAATTCACCCCGATAAACTTTTAGAAATCACCGATTATTTTAAAGAACATCTAAAATACGAAAAAGCAATCCCGCTTTCAGCAGTTACTGGTCAGAATTTTCCTGCCTTGAAAGAAGAAATTGTTAACTATTTGCCAGAAGGAATGCCTCTTTTTGATGTTGATGATTTATCTGATAAGCCAACGATCTTTTTTGTTGCCGAATTAGTTAGAAAAGCAATTTTAGAATTAACTAGTGAAGAAATCCCACATTCCAGTGCTGTTGAAGTCCTTGATATGAGTCAATTTGAAAACGGAAAAAGAATTATTGAAGCAACGATTTATGTTGAGCGTGATTCTCAGAAGAAAATTATTATTGGTTCTAAAGGCTCAATGATTAAGAATATTGGCATTCAAGCTCGCAAACAGATCGAAGAACTTCTGGGCGAACGCGTTAATTTAAAACTTTGGGTAAAAAAAGCTCCAAAGTGGAGAAATACGGTTTCTTATTTGAACAGCTTAGGGTATAAAAAAGAAAAGCACTAG
- the ybeY gene encoding rRNA maturation RNase YbeY — translation MDLEINNKENSLPDKYLKEVKDLIELGGEKLKHLDDTQISINFVSDEEIHSINKEYRNKDLVTDVISFAIEDDEDPNVLEAFKNEGIPRDLGDLFIAPNFVFKRAEEMGHSKERELGYTVIHGLLHLSGYDHITPEDEAEMITLQEEILETYGLKR, via the coding sequence TTGGATCTCGAAATTAACAATAAAGAGAATTCTTTACCAGATAAGTATTTGAAAGAAGTTAAAGATCTGATTGAATTAGGCGGGGAAAAACTTAAACATCTTGACGATACCCAGATATCGATTAATTTTGTTTCCGATGAAGAAATTCACTCGATAAATAAAGAGTATCGGAATAAAGATCTTGTAACCGATGTTATAAGTTTTGCAATTGAAGACGATGAGGATCCAAACGTTTTGGAAGCTTTCAAAAATGAGGGGATTCCTCGCGATTTAGGAGATTTATTTATCGCTCCTAACTTTGTGTTTAAGCGTGCTGAAGAGATGGGGCATAGCAAAGAAAGAGAATTAGGATATACAGTAATTCACGGGTTACTTCATTTGAGTGGTTACGATCATATTACCCCAGAAGATGAGGCCGAAATGATAACTTTACAGGAGGAAATTCTTGAAACGTACGGCCTTAAAAGATAA
- a CDS encoding diacylglycerol kinase, whose translation MKRTALKDNSYKHTNLFQAAKSAVNGLFYAFKEERNLKIDILVFLVLWCIMLSLNFSVVEKIICCLNWALIVSMEVINTVFERVIDRIWGEDYNEEVKILKDMAAGAVFFLSASLVIIVGALCIVKLGGF comes from the coding sequence TTGAAACGTACGGCCTTAAAAGATAATAGTTATAAACATACCAATTTGTTCCAAGCAGCTAAATCGGCAGTTAATGGGCTTTTCTATGCTTTTAAAGAAGAAAGAAATCTTAAAATTGATATTTTAGTATTTCTTGTTTTGTGGTGCATAATGCTGTCACTTAATTTTTCGGTTGTAGAAAAGATCATTTGCTGTCTTAATTGGGCATTAATTGTTAGTATGGAAGTAATCAATACAGTTTTTGAACGAGTAATTGACCGCATCTGGGGAGAAGATTACAACGAAGAGGTTAAAATCTTGAAAGATATGGCAGCTGGTGCCGTGTTCTTTTTATCAGCTTCACTAGTGATAATTGTTGGAGCACTTTGTATAGTTAAATTAGGCGGTTTTTAA
- the recO gene encoding DNA repair protein RecO: MEEFNGIIFYRKKYRENDLLIKMLTDDYGKRSFFIGQGSRKKNRLSYGLQDFTLGSYAGRISNNGFSFVNEVINEEIYSSIYSDIDKGSYVKYVFSLIDSAFEDGLVIPAWFRILRESLELIDHDTSPELIAHAFEIKLLKVFGVNLDFFSCKICGRDDLPLDLSFKYDGMICSNHQNLDDFRFHLDSRMVKCLQVLTIGTIKSISKMNLDEKNMKILRDVCDEIYRNYIGIYPKTKSFIDKLRNES; encoded by the coding sequence ATGGAAGAATTTAACGGAATTATTTTTTATCGTAAGAAGTATCGAGAAAATGATTTGTTAATTAAGATGTTGACTGATGACTATGGCAAAAGGTCCTTTTTCATTGGTCAAGGCAGTCGGAAAAAAAATCGCTTGAGTTACGGACTTCAGGATTTTACTTTAGGCAGTTATGCCGGACGAATTTCAAACAATGGTTTTTCTTTTGTTAATGAAGTAATTAATGAAGAAATCTATTCTTCAATTTATTCTGATATTGATAAGGGATCTTATGTAAAATATGTATTTTCGTTAATTGATAGTGCATTTGAAGACGGCTTAGTAATTCCTGCTTGGTTTCGAATCTTGCGAGAATCACTTGAACTAATTGATCATGATACAAGTCCCGAATTGATTGCCCACGCATTTGAAATAAAATTATTAAAAGTTTTTGGAGTTAATTTAGATTTCTTTTCCTGTAAAATCTGTGGAAGAGATGATTTACCGCTGGATTTATCTTTTAAATATGATGGAATGATTTGCAGTAATCACCAAAATCTTGATGATTTTCGTTTTCATTTGGATTCTAGAATGGTGAAATGTCTGCAGGTTTTGACTATTGGAACAATTAAGTCAATTTCAAAAATGAATCTAGATGAGAAAAACATGAAAATTTTACGTGATGTTTGTGATGAGATTTATCGCAACTATATTGGCATTTATCCAAAAACAAAATCGTTTATAGATAAATTGCGCAATGAATCGTAA